The Aeromicrobium tamlense nucleotide sequence CCCCGACGGCTCGCTCAAGTCCGGCGCCGACTGGACGCCCGTGGGCGTCACGATCGACGAGGGCGCCTCGATCGGCGCGCGTGCCGTCTGCGTCGCCCCGGTGCGGATCGGCGCCTGGGCGCTCGTGGCCGCGGGTGCCGTCGTGACGAAGGACGTGCCCCCGCACGCGCTCGTGGTCGGCGTGCCGGCGCGACGCATCGCGTGGGTCGGCCGCGCCGGGCGCCCGCTCGACGACCAGGGCGACGGCACCTTCACGTGCCCCGAGACCGGCGAGACCTACCGCGAGACCGACGGGCGGCTCGC carries:
- a CDS encoding acyltransferase, whose amino-acid sequence is MSATVKPTAQVDDRATLGSGTTVWELAQVRENATLGEQCIVGRGAYIGSGVQIGDRVKIQNHALVYEPAQVADGVFIGPAAVLTNDEFPRAVAPDGSLKSGADWTPVGVTIDEGASIGARAVCVAPVRIGAWALVAAGAVVTKDVPPHALVVGVPARRIAWVGRAGRPLDDQGDGTFTCPETGETYRETDGRLALA